In one window of Ruminococcus hominis DNA:
- a CDS encoding CarD family transcriptional regulator, producing MKYEIGDLVSKPVTGICKIEDILYLNPQDERNNKLYYLMKPIEDEKEKIYVPVSNADSRLRLCMTKKMAWSLIKRIPEIPTAWVNNEKMREQNYKEAVKANEPEALVSIIKMIYQRNQKRLAQGKKCTATDARYFQTAENLLYMELGVALGKPKQEICKTIIEYINQSKL from the coding sequence ATGAAATATGAAATTGGAGACTTGGTCAGTAAACCAGTTACAGGTATTTGTAAAATAGAGGATATTTTATATTTGAATCCGCAGGACGAAAGAAATAATAAATTGTATTATCTGATGAAACCAATTGAAGATGAAAAAGAAAAAATATATGTTCCGGTTTCAAACGCAGATTCAAGGCTGAGACTGTGTATGACAAAGAAAATGGCATGGAGTTTGATTAAACGAATTCCAGAGATTCCAACAGCATGGGTGAATAATGAAAAAATGAGAGAGCAGAATTATAAAGAAGCAGTAAAAGCAAATGAACCAGAAGCTTTAGTTTCTATTATAAAAATGATTTATCAGAGGAACCAGAAAAGACTTGCTCAGGGGAAAAAATGTACCGCAACGGATGCAAGATATTTTCAGACAGCAGAGAATTTATTATATATGGAATTGGGAGTGGCACTTGGAAAACCAAAGCAGGAAATATGTAAAACAATTATCGAGTATATTAACCAGAGCAAACTGTGA
- the cptIN gene encoding type III toxin-antitoxin system CptIN family toxin, which translates to MIYQEGYVYHIKDEYFEKVQDSNLMQNKEGGTYRPTFYCLRDNKTSLLWMVPLSSRVEKFKTIHDKQMAKYGKCLTIVLGEFDGKEAAFLLQNMFPIRDYYLDHIHTRNDNPVPVKHSIHKEVTTRMKKIRQLHSRGKKVVFPDIDRLEQIMLAEVKDNTAE; encoded by the coding sequence ATGATATATCAAGAAGGGTACGTTTACCATATTAAAGATGAATATTTTGAGAAAGTACAGGATTCCAACTTAATGCAGAACAAAGAAGGTGGTACATACCGTCCTACTTTTTACTGTCTGCGTGACAATAAAACTTCTCTGTTATGGATGGTTCCGCTCAGTTCTCGTGTAGAAAAGTTTAAAACAATACACGATAAACAAATGGCTAAATACGGAAAGTGCCTAACGATTGTTTTAGGCGAATTTGATGGAAAAGAAGCTGCTTTTCTTCTCCAGAATATGTTTCCAATCAGAGATTACTATCTTGACCATATACATACTCGAAATGATAATCCGGTTCCTGTTAAGCATTCCATTCACAAGGAAGTAACAACACGTATGAAAAAAATTCGTCAACTTCATTCCAGAGGCAAAAAAGTGGTATTTCCAGATATTGACAGACTTGAGCAGATTATGCTTGCGGAAGTAAAAGATAATACAGCCGAATAA
- a CDS encoding response regulator, with translation MNKSLILVVEDDTSVRNLITTTLKAHEYRYLTAPDGQSAILEASSHNPDIVLLDLGLPDMDGIEIIKKIRTWSNMPIIVISARSEDTDKIDALDAGADDYLTKPFSVEELLARLRVTQRRLLMMQKVSPAEAVVFVNGKLRVDYAAGCAYLNEEELHLTPIEYKLLCLLTRNIGKVLTHTFLTQSIWGSSWDNDIASLRVFMATLRKKIEKEPNSPQYIQTHIGVGYRMLKVD, from the coding sequence ATGAATAAGTCACTAATATTAGTTGTAGAAGATGACACATCTGTCAGAAATTTAATTACAACAACCTTAAAAGCGCACGAATACCGATATCTGACGGCGCCCGATGGTCAATCGGCAATTTTAGAAGCATCTTCACACAATCCTGACATTGTTTTACTTGATTTAGGACTTCCTGATATGGATGGCATTGAAATTATTAAAAAAATCCGTACTTGGTCAAACATGCCAATTATCGTAATCAGTGCTCGCAGTGAAGATACCGATAAAATTGATGCGTTGGATGCTGGTGCAGATGATTATTTAACAAAGCCATTTTCTGTTGAAGAACTGCTTGCCAGACTACGAGTCACGCAAAGAAGGTTATTGATGATGCAAAAAGTATCCCCTGCCGAAGCGGTTGTTTTTGTAAACGGAAAACTTCGTGTAGATTATGCTGCAGGTTGTGCTTATTTGAATGAAGAAGAGTTGCATTTAACACCTATTGAATATAAGTTGCTTTGCCTGTTGACAAGAAATATAGGAAAAGTTCTGACCCATACTTTCCTTACGCAAAGCATTTGGGGAAGTAGTTGGGATAACGATATTGCCTCCCTTCGTGTGTTTATGGCAACACTTCGTAAAAAAATTGAGAAAGAACCGAACTCTCCACAATATATCCAAACACACATTGGTGTTGGGTATCGGATGCTGAAAGTTGATTGA